One part of the Halobacteria archaeon AArc-dxtr1 genome encodes these proteins:
- a CDS encoding alpha/beta hydrolase, translated as METVDHHGRETAYRVVSGPDDGSTVCLVHGSGGSSATWSGQDALADAHTVVGVDLSGHGASADIDAAPGYTTLSAYADDVIAVARATDADVLVGASLGGAVVLHVLLEREFDPEAVIVTGVGPRPGVLEDLIEWLARDFERAVEFLHEPDRFFHDPESALRERSIEQLFETGRAVTERDFLTYHAFDARGELGAVSVPVLAVYGTYDQLSPPHEHERLAAALERASLVEVREAAHLPMCERPGAFNDAVRSFLS; from the coding sequence ATGGAAACCGTCGACCACCACGGGCGTGAGACGGCGTACCGGGTCGTTTCTGGCCCGGACGACGGCTCGACGGTCTGTCTGGTGCATGGAAGTGGGGGGTCGAGTGCGACCTGGTCCGGGCAGGACGCGCTCGCCGACGCGCACACGGTCGTCGGGGTCGACCTGAGCGGCCACGGCGCATCCGCAGATATCGACGCAGCGCCGGGCTATACGACGCTGTCGGCGTACGCCGACGACGTGATCGCGGTCGCGCGGGCGACAGATGCCGACGTGCTGGTCGGCGCCTCGCTGGGCGGTGCCGTCGTCTTGCACGTCCTGCTCGAGCGCGAGTTCGATCCCGAGGCCGTGATCGTCACCGGGGTCGGCCCCCGACCCGGCGTGCTCGAAGATCTCATCGAGTGGCTCGCGCGCGACTTCGAGCGCGCGGTGGAGTTCCTTCACGAACCGGATCGGTTCTTTCACGATCCCGAGTCGGCGCTCCGAGAGCGCTCGATCGAGCAGCTGTTCGAAACCGGCCGAGCCGTCACGGAGCGTGACTTCCTGACCTACCACGCCTTCGACGCTCGGGGCGAACTCGGCGCCGTGTCGGTACCCGTGCTCGCCGTCTACGGGACGTACGATCAGCTATCGCCCCCACACGAGCACGAGCGCCTCGCAGCGGCGCTTGAGCGCGCCTCACTTGTCGAGGTCCGGGAGGCTGCCCACCTTCCGATGTGTGAGCGTCCAGGGGCGTTCAACGACGCCGTACGGTCATTTCTATCCTAA
- the priS gene encoding DNA primase small subunit PriS: MEERTRAYLRGRFRDHYRRTEITPPPDANEREWGFIPWTDGPGTTMVRHRSLLELGDLSEFLVRKRPQHVYFSAGRYRDPGAGSMSEKDWRSSDLVFDLDADHLPSVTLGEDSYAQMLAKCQDALRRLLDFLEDDFGFTDLEVVFSGGRGYHVHVRDECVRHLEREHRREIVDYVRGIGLDFEELIETETVAGLGRKTPTERRTLRIDGGWGARTHDHFMAFVDDLLELEAEAAIDRLREFDGIGEGKAQATLAAARNNRSELEAGNVTVHTAVAQLAERFAALAVERDNAPIDEPVTTDTNRLIRLPGSLHGGSALETRRIAREDLDAFDPLVDAVPETFTGHEITVDVDQGGEIELGGDIFTVSEGDQSLPEYVAMFLMARGRAEKEKE; the protein is encoded by the coding sequence ATGGAAGAACGGACGAGAGCGTACCTCCGAGGGCGGTTCCGGGATCACTACCGCCGCACGGAGATCACGCCGCCGCCGGACGCAAACGAGCGCGAGTGGGGATTCATCCCCTGGACGGACGGGCCAGGGACGACGATGGTTCGCCACCGCTCGCTACTCGAACTCGGCGACCTCTCCGAGTTTCTCGTCCGCAAGCGCCCCCAGCACGTCTACTTCTCTGCGGGGCGCTATCGGGACCCCGGTGCTGGGTCGATGAGCGAGAAAGACTGGCGCTCCTCGGATCTCGTCTTCGACTTAGACGCCGACCACCTCCCCTCGGTCACCCTCGGCGAGGACAGCTACGCCCAGATGCTCGCGAAGTGCCAGGACGCCCTGCGACGGCTGCTCGACTTTCTGGAAGACGACTTCGGCTTTACCGACCTCGAAGTCGTCTTCTCCGGGGGCAGAGGCTACCACGTTCACGTCAGAGACGAGTGCGTCCGGCACTTAGAGCGAGAACACCGCCGCGAGATCGTCGACTACGTCCGCGGGATCGGCCTCGACTTCGAGGAGCTGATCGAGACCGAGACGGTCGCCGGACTCGGCCGAAAGACGCCGACTGAGCGCCGAACGCTCCGGATCGACGGCGGCTGGGGCGCGCGGACCCACGACCACTTCATGGCGTTCGTCGACGACCTCCTCGAACTCGAGGCGGAGGCGGCAATCGATCGGCTCCGCGAGTTCGACGGCATCGGTGAGGGGAAAGCGCAGGCGACGCTCGCCGCCGCCAGGAACAACCGCAGCGAGCTCGAGGCGGGCAACGTCACGGTCCACACCGCAGTCGCCCAGCTCGCAGAGCGCTTCGCCGCGCTCGCGGTCGAACGCGACAACGCCCCGATCGACGAGCCGGTGACGACCGACACGAACCGGCTCATCCGGCTGCCGGGGAGTCTCCACGGCGGCAGCGCCCTAGAAACCCGGCGTATCGCCCGTGAAGACCTCGACGCGTTCGACCCGCTGGTCGACGCTGTCCCCGAGACGTTCACGGGCCACGAGATTACCGTCGACGTCGATCAGGGCGGCGAGATCGAACTCGGGGGCGATATCTTTACAGTCTCAGAGGGTGACCAGTCACTCCCAGAGTACGTCGCCATGTTCCTCATGGCTCGCGGCCGCGCCGAGAAGGAGAAAGAATGA
- the panB gene encoding 3-methyl-2-oxobutanoate hydroxymethyltransferase: MVTVRSLQERAGSEQITMLTAYDAPSAEIVDAAGVDVVLVGDSVGNTAMGYETTLPVTVDEMASAVGSVARATEDALVVADMPFLSIGVDRATSVENAGRMIKEAGAEAVKLESGPHTVELTEHLSQLGIPVMAHLGLTPQHVNRYGGYPRQGTDRDAADRILDLARAHDEAGAFSLILEHVPSNVAREVTDAIDCPTIGIGAGPHCDGQVLVFHDAVGLSEWTPSFSKQFGDVRSEMEDAVDAYVEAVESGEFPAEEHSHEVDDL; encoded by the coding sequence ATGGTAACCGTACGCAGCCTGCAAGAACGGGCGGGCTCGGAGCAGATCACCATGCTGACCGCCTACGACGCCCCGTCGGCCGAGATCGTCGACGCAGCCGGCGTCGACGTCGTTCTGGTCGGCGACAGCGTCGGAAACACGGCGATGGGCTACGAGACGACCCTTCCTGTGACCGTCGACGAGATGGCGAGCGCGGTCGGCTCGGTAGCGCGCGCGACCGAGGACGCGCTCGTCGTCGCAGACATGCCGTTTCTCTCGATCGGCGTCGACCGGGCGACGAGCGTCGAGAACGCGGGTCGGATGATCAAGGAGGCGGGTGCAGAGGCGGTCAAACTCGAAAGCGGGCCACACACCGTCGAGCTCACCGAACACCTCTCTCAGCTTGGTATTCCGGTCATGGCTCATCTCGGTCTGACCCCTCAGCACGTCAACCGATACGGTGGCTACCCCCGACAGGGAACCGACCGCGATGCTGCCGATAGAATTCTCGACCTCGCACGGGCCCACGACGAGGCGGGCGCGTTCTCACTCATTTTAGAGCACGTCCCCTCGAACGTGGCTCGCGAGGTCACCGACGCGATCGACTGTCCGACGATCGGAATCGGTGCCGGACCCCACTGTGACGGGCAGGTTTTGGTCTTCCACGACGCCGTCGGCCTGAGCGAGTGGACACCCTCGTTCTCGAAACAGTTCGGCGATGTCCGATCAGAGATGGAAGACGCGGTCGACGCCTACGTCGAGGCCGTCGAGAGCGGCGAGTTCCCCGCCGAGGAACATAGCCACGAGGTCGACGATCTATAG
- a CDS encoding GNAT family N-acetyltransferase has translation MSVNIDRRVVSPGSDEFVDDAWELKEEINRLEGVLKQQRNFFTNAYRRSTVHCSLQNGELIGFAAVRRDGYVLFLAVAPSCQGEGIGRELLARVAEDHETITCHARTTNEGALEFYQHLGFEITRQIDSYYEDGGDAYYLKLGASGSLTDRLSELIRR, from the coding sequence GTGAGCGTCAACATCGACCGTCGCGTCGTCTCTCCGGGAAGCGACGAGTTCGTCGACGACGCCTGGGAGCTCAAAGAGGAGATCAACCGCCTCGAGGGTGTCTTGAAGCAGCAGCGCAACTTCTTTACGAACGCCTACCGGCGGTCGACTGTTCACTGCTCGTTACAAAACGGCGAGCTGATCGGCTTCGCGGCGGTCCGACGCGACGGCTACGTGCTCTTTCTGGCCGTGGCACCGTCCTGTCAGGGCGAAGGAATTGGACGGGAACTGCTCGCCCGCGTGGCCGAAGATCACGAGACGATCACCTGCCACGCCCGAACCACGAACGAGGGGGCCCTGGAGTTCTACCAACACCTCGGCTTCGAAATCACTCGCCAGATCGACAGCTACTACGAGGACGGCGGCGACGCCTACTACCTCAAACTCGGTGCGAGCGGTAGTCTGACCGATCGGCTCTCGGAACTCATCCGTCGATAA
- a CDS encoding archease encodes MGFELRDHTADVGVAATGADIESVFAAVADGLVAASCEDVPADVGDRFSVSVTAENREALLFDYLDELIYQRDVREVMPVDNRVKTIEQDSDETPPHHTDETAEREVDASLSIEASARAIPLDRIDAREVKAVTYSEMRLEPVADGWEAYVVFDV; translated from the coding sequence ATGGGATTCGAACTCCGCGATCACACCGCCGACGTCGGCGTCGCCGCGACCGGCGCGGACATTGAGTCGGTCTTCGCCGCCGTCGCCGACGGACTGGTTGCCGCCTCCTGTGAGGACGTTCCGGCCGACGTGGGAGACCGCTTTTCGGTCTCCGTCACGGCCGAAAACCGCGAAGCGCTGCTGTTTGACTACCTCGACGAACTCATCTACCAGCGCGACGTTCGGGAGGTGATGCCGGTCGACAACCGGGTCAAGACGATCGAACAGGACAGTGACGAGACCCCGCCACACCACACTGACGAGACGGCCGAGCGCGAGGTCGACGCATCCCTCTCGATCGAAGCCAGCGCCCGCGCGATACCACTCGATCGCATCGACGCCCGCGAGGTCAAGGCGGTGACGTACTCCGAGATGCGACTGGAGCCCGTTGCGGACGGCTGGGAGGCCTACGTCGTCTTCGACGTCTGA
- a CDS encoding DUF5822 domain-containing protein produces the protein MPEPVETSSPEGLDYGWVMQMTFVLTILVGAPAVALLSLPADLPTWGSRAEFAIRVGAVVWVIVALSVFAYAKRTGR, from the coding sequence GTGCCAGAGCCCGTCGAAACGAGTTCGCCCGAGGGCCTCGACTACGGCTGGGTCATGCAGATGACGTTCGTGCTCACGATCCTCGTCGGGGCACCCGCCGTCGCCCTCCTATCGTTGCCCGCCGACCTCCCGACCTGGGGTTCGCGTGCAGAGTTCGCGATTCGCGTCGGGGCCGTAGTCTGGGTAATCGTCGCCCTTTCCGTGTTTGCCTACGCTAAGCGAACCGGCCGGTAG
- a CDS encoding Tat pathway signal protein, with product MTAPDDDRSHVHGNDDSQSCAGKTTLSRRAFARSAVAVGGVSALSACLEAGEDRRSDGADDSTPDDTGSTGDDESDLNAPTGVDDPTSLPDGQHVWNDVLGTDNDGNVLPPEHHVLLDLSLVAEPDDPDAREDLERAFCAVERAVAWSTDGILFTIGYTPAYFDRFDEPLTEHVDLPEPTLLSSIEPTDDVGIDTHDAALHLASDDPTVVLAVEEALFGALDELNGEEMDATLEKVFERTKRRTGFVGPGLPADHQDGLEGIPDGAPVPEEAPFFMGFRSGFRASQATEDRVTIEDGPFAGGTTQHVESLELDLHIWFEDNEHSGRIARMFSPDHATTGDVGSYGQHIETETGALNVADLIDEHAEMDGIVGHAQKLAREREDGEPLLLRRDINSTDDDVAGMHFISLQRDIGEYRRLRTAMAGEEFVQEGLDGDDRIGLSVGRRQNNGILQYITVSQWGHYLLPPREHRSLPNPNPIG from the coding sequence ATGACGGCTCCCGACGACGACCGATCCCATGTGCACGGCAACGACGACAGCCAGTCCTGCGCCGGCAAAACGACCCTCTCACGGCGGGCGTTCGCTCGATCCGCCGTTGCCGTGGGAGGCGTTTCGGCACTTTCAGCCTGTCTCGAGGCCGGTGAGGACCGCCGGTCCGACGGAGCCGACGATTCGACCCCCGATGATACCGGTTCGACTGGAGACGACGAGTCTGATCTGAACGCACCGACAGGTGTCGACGATCCGACGTCGTTGCCGGACGGTCAGCACGTCTGGAACGACGTGTTGGGAACCGACAACGACGGGAACGTGCTCCCACCCGAACATCACGTCCTGCTCGACCTTTCGCTGGTGGCCGAGCCAGACGACCCGGACGCTCGCGAGGACCTCGAGCGTGCCTTCTGTGCGGTCGAACGCGCTGTGGCGTGGAGCACCGACGGGATCCTGTTCACCATCGGATACACGCCGGCGTATTTCGACCGGTTCGACGAACCCCTTACCGAGCACGTCGATCTCCCCGAGCCGACGCTGCTGTCGTCGATCGAACCGACTGACGACGTCGGAATCGATACCCACGACGCGGCGTTACACCTCGCGAGCGACGACCCTACTGTCGTGCTAGCCGTCGAAGAGGCGCTGTTCGGTGCCCTCGACGAACTCAACGGTGAGGAGATGGACGCGACCCTCGAGAAGGTCTTCGAACGGACGAAACGGCGAACCGGATTCGTCGGCCCTGGCCTGCCGGCGGACCACCAGGACGGTCTCGAGGGAATCCCGGACGGAGCGCCCGTTCCCGAGGAGGCCCCGTTTTTCATGGGCTTCCGGTCGGGGTTTCGCGCCAGTCAGGCGACCGAAGACCGCGTGACCATCGAGGACGGCCCCTTCGCCGGCGGAACGACTCAGCACGTCGAATCACTCGAACTCGACTTACACATCTGGTTCGAGGACAACGAGCACAGCGGTCGGATCGCGAGGATGTTCAGCCCCGACCACGCCACGACGGGCGACGTCGGATCGTACGGCCAGCACATCGAGACCGAGACCGGTGCGCTCAACGTCGCCGATCTGATCGACGAACACGCCGAGATGGACGGAATCGTTGGCCACGCCCAGAAACTCGCCCGAGAGCGCGAAGACGGTGAACCGTTACTGCTACGTCGGGACATCAACTCGACGGACGACGACGTGGCCGGCATGCACTTCATCTCCCTCCAGCGCGATATCGGCGAGTATCGCCGTCTCAGGACGGCGATGGCCGGCGAGGAGTTCGTTCAGGAGGGACTCGACGGCGACGACCGCATTGGACTGTCCGTCGGCCGGCGCCAGAACAACGGCATCCTCCAGTACATCACGGTCTCCCAGTGGGGCCACTACCTGCTCCCGCCGCGCGAGCACCGCTCGCTCCCGAACCCGAATCCAATCGGCTAG
- a CDS encoding acyltransferase: MTKRQVSPPHAVEATVDAAIESIDERLSSGETAAVVGELLAELFGDLQAYERYQRSEKLSPTTRIRVASYDPRNALVETEHWAEQPLEELREAKYLRYLWAGFDRSPLATNLAFALPFRQLLADHLFAEAGDNLRLFGGIKIQCGNNIVMGDNTVVHNDVLLDDRGQLTIGDRVSIADRAHVHTHGHDTVDQTDVTTFETILEDDVRLGYGAMISAGCRIGENAMVGASGMTLGDVPAHHIAAGSPAKSVKVKPGWEAVAADLGPLTDNRESRTLDREFPDAFEEFDEFGRNLVPPGEA; this comes from the coding sequence ATGACCAAACGGCAGGTTTCACCACCGCATGCGGTCGAAGCGACCGTCGACGCGGCGATCGAATCGATCGACGAGCGCCTCTCCAGTGGGGAGACGGCAGCCGTGGTCGGCGAACTCTTGGCTGAACTATTCGGAGATCTCCAGGCGTACGAGCGCTATCAACGCAGTGAGAAGCTGTCGCCAACGACCCGTATCCGGGTGGCGAGTTACGATCCACGCAACGCCTTGGTCGAGACCGAACACTGGGCCGAACAGCCACTCGAGGAACTCCGCGAGGCGAAGTACTTACGATACCTGTGGGCCGGCTTCGATCGATCACCGTTGGCCACCAACCTCGCGTTCGCGCTGCCGTTCAGGCAGCTCCTCGCTGACCACCTCTTCGCCGAGGCGGGAGACAATCTCCGGCTGTTCGGCGGCATCAAGATCCAGTGTGGCAACAACATCGTGATGGGCGACAACACCGTCGTCCACAACGACGTCCTGCTTGACGACCGCGGGCAGCTCACAATCGGTGACCGAGTCTCCATCGCCGATCGTGCCCACGTCCACACGCATGGCCACGACACCGTCGACCAGACCGACGTCACGACCTTCGAGACGATCCTCGAAGACGACGTTCGGCTGGGCTACGGCGCGATGATCAGCGCCGGCTGTCGAATCGGTGAAAACGCCATGGTGGGTGCGTCCGGGATGACGCTGGGCGACGTCCCAGCCCACCACATCGCTGCTGGCTCGCCTGCCAAGAGCGTCAAAGTGAAGCCGGGCTGGGAGGCGGTCGCGGCCGATCTCGGCCCGCTGACCGACAACCGTGAGAGCCGGACGCTCGATCGCGAATTCCCGGACGCCTTCGAAGAGTTCGACGAATTTGGCCGGAACCTCGTACCACCTGGCGAGGCATAA
- a CDS encoding PAS domain-containing protein produces MTTTEVASQLDLGRRSTYERLKRLVDHDRLETKKVGGNGRVWWQPVTDGQAITTGQEMEALDSDLGAVYDRISDSFYALDEELRFRYLNDHAVDFLGLGADAIGSDIRDQKLTETFESALYEALETQEAVVFEDYYPPWDKWFQNAIYPSESGLSVYSRDITERKRRERELSRYETIVETSPIGITIVGSDGKMQFANDRAEEIYGRSKDQINELTFDDSDWNEVSVDGEPIPDDEKPFPKIIESGEPVFDYVSGVSCPDGERVWISVNGAPVSDDSGKIESVVFAIEDITERRDQQRALEESERRYRTLVKNFPNGAVGLFDHDMQFTAVGGELLDAVGVSPGDRIGNSIYDSYPDDLVEEIEPYFEAALEGEPNSFELEYYDRNLSVYTLPVRSADDEVYAGMVVTQDVTERREYQRALEESNERLEQFAYAASHDLQEPLRMVTSYLQLLERRHGDTLDEDGEEFLAFAVDGATRMRQMINGLLEYSRIETRGDPFEPVDLNDVLDDVRKDLQMQIEERNAEITADDLPEVAGDDSQLRQVFQNLLGNAIEYSGDELPQIDISSRRDDDQWIISVADNGIGIDQDDQERIFEVFQRLHTHEEHSGTGIGLALSRRVVERHGGKIWVDSEPGEGATFSFTLSAIDT; encoded by the coding sequence ATGACGACAACCGAGGTAGCCAGCCAACTCGACCTCGGCCGCCGGAGTACCTACGAGCGACTCAAACGACTCGTCGATCACGACCGGCTCGAAACCAAGAAAGTCGGGGGGAACGGACGGGTCTGGTGGCAGCCAGTTACGGACGGACAAGCAATCACCACAGGACAAGAGATGGAGGCGCTAGACAGCGACCTCGGCGCAGTATACGATCGAATCTCGGACAGTTTCTACGCCCTCGACGAAGAACTCCGTTTTCGCTATCTGAACGATCACGCAGTGGACTTTCTGGGACTTGGTGCGGACGCAATTGGGTCTGACATTCGTGACCAGAAGCTCACAGAGACGTTCGAAAGCGCGCTGTATGAGGCGCTTGAGACACAAGAGGCCGTGGTCTTCGAAGACTACTATCCACCGTGGGACAAGTGGTTCCAGAACGCGATCTATCCCTCGGAATCTGGCCTGTCAGTCTACTCCCGTGATATCACCGAACGGAAACGACGTGAACGAGAGCTGTCTCGCTACGAAACGATCGTCGAAACGAGTCCGATCGGGATCACCATCGTCGGCAGCGACGGCAAGATGCAGTTCGCCAACGACCGCGCTGAGGAGATCTACGGGCGGAGCAAAGACCAGATCAACGAGCTCACCTTCGACGACTCCGACTGGAACGAAGTCAGCGTTGACGGTGAACCGATCCCTGATGACGAGAAACCCTTCCCGAAAATTATCGAGTCCGGTGAACCGGTGTTCGATTATGTTAGTGGCGTGTCCTGCCCGGATGGAGAGCGCGTCTGGATCTCCGTCAACGGAGCGCCGGTCTCCGACGACAGCGGAAAGATCGAGAGCGTCGTATTCGCCATCGAAGACATCACTGAACGACGGGACCAACAGCGCGCGCTCGAGGAGAGCGAACGTCGCTACCGGACACTCGTCAAAAACTTCCCGAACGGCGCAGTTGGGCTCTTCGACCACGACATGCAGTTTACGGCCGTCGGCGGGGAGTTGCTGGATGCAGTCGGTGTCTCTCCGGGAGATCGAATTGGAAACAGCATCTACGACAGTTACCCAGATGATCTGGTTGAGGAGATCGAACCATACTTCGAGGCCGCCCTGGAGGGTGAACCGAACTCGTTCGAACTCGAGTATTACGATCGAAACCTATCCGTCTACACCCTCCCCGTCAGAAGCGCCGACGACGAGGTCTACGCAGGGATGGTCGTCACACAAGACGTTACCGAACGACGGGAGTACCAGCGCGCTCTCGAGGAGTCGAACGAACGCTTAGAGCAGTTCGCCTACGCCGCGTCCCACGACCTTCAGGAGCCACTACGGATGGTTACGAGCTACCTCCAGCTGCTCGAGCGCCGACACGGAGATACGCTCGACGAAGATGGTGAAGAGTTCCTCGCGTTCGCCGTTGACGGCGCCACGCGGATGCGCCAGATGATCAACGGGCTACTCGAGTACTCGCGCATCGAAACGCGTGGCGATCCGTTTGAACCGGTCGATCTCAACGATGTCCTTGATGACGTTCGCAAAGATTTGCAGATGCAAATCGAGGAGCGTAACGCCGAGATCACAGCCGACGATCTCCCCGAGGTAGCTGGCGACGACAGCCAGTTACGCCAGGTCTTCCAGAATCTGTTGGGGAATGCGATCGAGTACAGCGGGGACGAGCTACCGCAGATCGACATTTCCAGCAGGCGTGATGACGACCAATGGATCATTTCAGTGGCGGACAACGGTATTGGAATTGATCAAGACGATCAGGAGCGTATCTTCGAGGTGTTCCAGCGACTCCACACACACGAAGAACATTCGGGGACGGGCATCGGCCTCGCGCTCTCCCGGCGGGTCGTCGAGCGCCACGGCGGCAAGATCTGGGTCGACTCTGAGCCCGGCGAGGGAGCAACGTTCTCGTTTACCCTGTCGGCTATCGATACCTAG
- a CDS encoding CDC48 family AAA ATPase translates to MKLTVKPLKQKDAGRGLAAIDRVAMRELDLENGDYIVIDGAGDGQAVARVWPGYPEDEGRGVIRIDGRLRQAANVGIDDRISVEPADVQAASTVTVALPQNLRIRGDIGPLVRDKLSGQAVSEGQTVPFSLSFGPMAGSGQEVPLMIADTSPSGTVVITDSTEIEISETPAEQIAASAGAPSADGVPNVTYEDIGGLDNELDQVREMIELPMRHPELFQQLGIEPPKGVLLHGPPGTGKTLMAKAVANEIDADFQTISGPEIMSKYYGESEEQLREVFEEAEENAPAIVFIDELDSIAAKREEAGGDVERRVVAQLLSLMDGLEERGRVTVIAATNRVDDIDPALRRGGRFDREIEIGVPDKDGRKEILQVHTRGMPLSESVDLDRYAENTHGFVGADLESLAREGAMNALRRIRPELDLESEEIDADVLESLEVTESDLKEALKGIQPSAMREVFVEVPDVTWNDVGGLGDTKERLRETIQWPLDYPQVFEQMDMQAAKGVLMYGPPGTGKTLLAKAVANEAQSNFISIKGPELLNKYVGESEKGVREIFEKARSNAPTVIFFDEIDSIAGERGRTTTDSGVGERVVSQLLTELDGLEELEDVVVIATTNRPDLIDAALLRPGRLDRHVHVPVPDEEGRRKIFDVHTRNKPLADAVDLEWLAAQTEGYVGADIEAVCREASMAASREFINSVDPEEMGDTIENVRISREHFEHALDEVQPSVTPETRERYEEIEAEFQSAEPEGQEQLGRTFQ, encoded by the coding sequence ATGAAACTCACGGTCAAACCCCTAAAACAGAAAGACGCCGGTCGCGGACTCGCCGCGATCGATCGCGTCGCGATGCGCGAACTGGATCTGGAGAACGGCGACTACATCGTGATCGACGGCGCTGGCGACGGGCAAGCGGTCGCCCGTGTCTGGCCCGGCTACCCTGAGGACGAGGGACGGGGCGTGATCCGGATCGACGGCCGCCTCCGACAGGCGGCAAACGTCGGGATCGACGACCGGATCTCCGTCGAGCCTGCGGACGTCCAGGCCGCCTCGACGGTCACCGTCGCGCTCCCACAGAACCTCCGTATCCGCGGCGACATCGGCCCGCTGGTCCGGGACAAGCTCTCCGGGCAGGCTGTTTCGGAGGGACAGACGGTACCGTTCTCGCTGTCGTTCGGTCCGATGGCGGGCTCCGGGCAAGAAGTACCGCTGATGATCGCAGACACCTCGCCGTCTGGCACCGTCGTCATCACCGACTCGACCGAGATCGAGATCTCCGAGACGCCCGCCGAACAGATCGCGGCGAGCGCTGGCGCCCCATCGGCCGACGGCGTTCCCAACGTCACCTACGAAGACATCGGCGGCCTGGACAACGAGTTAGATCAGGTCCGCGAGATGATCGAGCTGCCGATGCGCCATCCCGAGCTGTTCCAGCAACTCGGCATCGAGCCGCCAAAGGGCGTCTTACTCCACGGCCCGCCGGGGACCGGGAAGACGCTGATGGCAAAAGCGGTCGCCAACGAGATCGACGCGGACTTCCAGACGATCTCCGGACCGGAGATCATGTCGAAGTACTACGGCGAGTCCGAAGAGCAACTGCGCGAAGTCTTCGAGGAAGCCGAGGAGAACGCCCCGGCGATCGTCTTCATCGACGAACTCGACTCGATCGCGGCAAAGCGTGAGGAAGCCGGCGGCGACGTCGAGCGCCGGGTCGTCGCTCAGCTGCTCAGCCTGATGGACGGCTTGGAAGAGCGCGGTCGCGTCACCGTGATCGCCGCCACCAACCGCGTCGACGACATCGATCCCGCCTTGCGCCGCGGTGGCCGATTCGACCGCGAGATCGAGATCGGCGTCCCCGACAAGGATGGCCGCAAGGAGATCCTGCAGGTCCACACCCGCGGGATGCCCCTCTCCGAGTCCGTCGACCTCGATCGGTACGCCGAGAACACCCACGGCTTCGTCGGCGCCGACCTAGAGAGCCTCGCCCGCGAGGGAGCGATGAATGCCCTGCGCCGGATTCGCCCCGAACTCGACCTGGAGTCCGAGGAGATCGACGCGGACGTCCTCGAATCACTCGAGGTCACCGAATCCGATCTCAAAGAGGCCCTGAAGGGGATCCAGCCCTCCGCAATGCGCGAGGTATTCGTCGAGGTGCCCGACGTCACCTGGAACGACGTCGGTGGCCTGGGCGACACCAAAGAGCGCCTGCGCGAGACCATCCAGTGGCCGCTTGACTACCCGCAGGTCTTCGAGCAGATGGACATGCAGGCCGCAAAGGGCGTCCTCATGTACGGCCCGCCAGGGACCGGGAAGACGCTGCTCGCCAAAGCGGTGGCGAACGAGGCCCAGTCGAACTTCATCTCGATCAAGGGTCCCGAACTGCTGAACAAGTACGTCGGTGAGTCCGAGAAGGGAGTCCGTGAAATCTTCGAGAAGGCGCGGTCGAACGCCCCGACCGTGATCTTCTTCGACGAGATCGACTCGATCGCGGGCGAGCGCGGCCGGACGACCACCGACTCCGGCGTCGGCGAGCGCGTCGTCAGCCAGCTACTGACCGAACTCGACGGGCTCGAAGAACTCGAGGATGTCGTCGTCATCGCCACCACGAACCGACCCGACCTGATCGACGCGGCGCTGCTCCGACCCGGACGCCTCGACCGCCACGTCCACGTCCCGGTTCCCGACGAGGAGGGACGCCGGAAGATCTTCGACGTCCACACCCGCAACAAGCCCCTCGCCGACGCGGTCGACCTCGAGTGGCTCGCTGCCCAGACGGAGGGGTACGTCGGCGCCGACATCGAGGCGGTCTGTCGCGAGGCCTCGATGGCCGCCAGCCGCGAGTTCATCAACTCGGTCGACCCCGAGGAGATGGGTGACACGATCGAGAACGTCCGTATCAGCCGCGAGCACTTCGAGCACGCTCTCGATGAGGTCCAGCCGAGCGTGACTCCCGAGACCCGCGAGCGCTACGAGGAGATCGAAGCCGAGTTCCAGTCCGCCGAACCGGAGGGACAGGAACAGCTCGGTCGAACGTTCCAGTAG
- a CDS encoding Hsp20/alpha crystallin family protein produces MTQKTPLSRDERFVRRYEYGDDSVLAVDLGAEREDVSAEVLGTTVIVADDDEQYEFELPEAADADAHTFIKNGVLTIELEDTA; encoded by the coding sequence ATGACTCAGAAGACCCCACTCAGTCGCGACGAACGGTTCGTCCGCCGATACGAGTACGGCGACGACTCGGTTCTCGCTGTCGACCTCGGTGCCGAGCGCGAAGACGTCTCGGCCGAGGTCCTCGGAACGACCGTCATCGTCGCCGACGACGACGAACAGTACGAGTTCGAACTCCCCGAGGCGGCCGACGCCGACGCGCACACGTTTATCAAAAACGGCGTGCTCACTATCGAACTGGAGGACACTGCATGA